In a single window of the Falco rusticolus isolate bFalRus1 chromosome 13, bFalRus1.pri, whole genome shotgun sequence genome:
- the RAP2B gene encoding ras-related protein Rap-2b gives MREYKVVVLGSGGVGKSALTVQFVTGSFIEKYDPTIEDFYRKEIEVDSSPSVLEILDTAGTEQFASMRDLYIKNGQGFILVYSLVNQQSFQDIKPMRDQIIRVKRYERVPMILVGNKVDLEGEREVSFGEGKALAEEWSCPFMETSAKNKASVDELFAEIVRQMNYASQPNGDEQCCSSCAIL, from the coding sequence ATGCGGGAGTACaaggtggtggtgctgggctcGGGCGGCGTGGGCAAGTCCGCCCTCACCGTCCAGTTCGTGACGGGCTCCTTCATCGAGAAGTATGACCCCACCATCGAGGACTTCTACCGCAAGGAGATCGAGGTGGACTCCTCGCCGTCGGTGCTGGAGATCCTGGACACGGCGGGCACCGAGCAGTTCGCCTCCATGCGGGACCTCTACATCAAGAACGGGCAGGGCTTCATCCTGGTCTACAGCCTGGTGAACCAGCAGAGCTTCCAGGACATCAAGCCCATGCGGGACCAGATCATCCGGGTGAAGAGGTACGAGAGGGTGCCCATGATCCTGGTGGGCAACAAGGTGGACCTGGAGGGCGAGCGGGAGGTCTCCTTCGGGGAGGGCAAAGCCCTGGCTGAGGAGTGGAGCTGCCCCTTCATGGAGACCTCGGCCAAAAACAAAGCCTCGGTGGACGAGCTCTTCGCGGAGATCGTCAGGCAGATGAACTACGCCTCGCAGCCCAACGGGGACGAGcagtgctgctcctcctgcGCCATCCTCtga